A genomic window from Elaeis guineensis isolate ETL-2024a chromosome 3, EG11, whole genome shotgun sequence includes:
- the LOC105033724 gene encoding uncharacterized protein produces the protein MREEKKTMEGASEELERRSRYLSSLIQRTKLQPDGEPEKQHHQELAKPDMEKLHHHHQRQQKKKKKEEGDEVVDGGEDDPQEQQHNVRVRAADMPPELQKLAFRCARETLAAMPKLDSKRLALSLKKEFDSSYGPAWHCIVGTSFGSYVTHSLGGFLYFSIDKVYILLFRTAVEPLRH, from the exons AtgagagaggagaagaagacGATGGAGGGCGCCTCGGAGGAGCTCGAGCGCCGGAGCCGCTACCTCAGCTCCCTCATCCAGCGCACCAAGCTCCAGCCCGACGGCGAGCCGGAGAAGCAGCACCATCAGGAGCTGGCGAAGCCTGATATGGAGAAGCTTCACCACCATCATCAGCGgcagcagaagaagaagaagaaggaggagggaGATGAGGTTGTCGATGGCGGGGAGGATGATCCACAGGAGCAGCAGCATAACGTGCGTGTGAGGGCGGCGGACATGCCGCCGGAGCTCCAGAAGCTGGCGTTCCGGTGTGCCCGCGAGACGCTCGCCGCCATGCCCAAGCTCGACAGCAAGCGGCTCGCGCTTTCCCTCAAGAAG GAATTTGATTCATCATATGGGCCAGCTTGGCACTGCATTGTGGGTACAAGTTTTGGTTCATATGTCACGCATTCTTTGGGAGGTTTCTTGTATTTCTCCATCGATAAAGTCTACATTCTTCTCTTCAGGACAGCTGTTGAGCCATTAAGGCATTGA